The genomic window ACACAACTGGCTAGATGGAAAGTAGGGGCTGACTTTAGATACCAGTCGCCCGTACCACGCTGCCTTGTATTCCAACTGCCGGATGAACTCACCCCAGCCCGCATCACTGATGCTCAGTGCAAGGCGGCGATTTTTCCGCATGTTGTCGGGTTTAAGGTGTTCGGTTCCGATGATTTCGTACTCACGCACCAGGGAGGTGGTGAGCTTGTGAAGGAAATCCTGACGCTTATTGACAATGCGCTTGTGAATCCGAGCCAGCTTGGTTTTCGCTTTCCCGTAACGTGCGCTGCCCTTCTTCCGTCTGGACAGGGTTTGCTGAGCTTTACGAAGTCTTTTCAGGGTGGAGCGGTAATATTTCGGATTCTGTTCATGCTTAAACCTCACGCCATCGGTCACGATGGCAAAATCCTTGATGCCGACATCCACACCCGCTGCAAACTTGGGAGCCGCAGGCAGGTAGGGAATCTCGACTTCACAGAGAACGGACGCTTCGTAATGGCCTTCGTGAATACGGCGCACAGTGACATTCAGAATCTTCCCTTGAATATCCTGCTGGCCCTTGGTTTTCACCCATCCCAGCTTAGGAAGTTTGAGCCTACCTTCCCCAATTTGGATGTTGTTGTTGGTGAATTGAGTCCGGTAGGACTCTCCCGTGCGCTTCTTTCTGAAACGTGGGAATCCTACCTTTTTACCGGACTGCTTCACAGTCCGAAAGAAGTTCTTGTACGCGGTCTCAAGGTTTTTCAGCGAGTTCTGCAAAGCAAACTTATCTACTTCCGAGAGCCAGGAGGTTTCTTCAGCCTGCTTCAGAAGGGTCAGTTCGCTACTCGTTTGCCCGTAGG from Deinococcus radiodurans R1 = ATCC 13939 = DSM 20539 includes these protein-coding regions:
- the tnpB gene encoding IS200/IS605 family element RNA-guided endonuclease TnpB — encoded protein: MIRNKAFVVRLYPNAAQTELINRTLGSARFVYNHFLARRIAAYKESGKGLTYGQTSSELTLLKQAEETSWLSEVDKFALQNSLKNLETAYKNFFRTVKQSGKKVGFPRFRKKRTGESYRTQFTNNNIQIGEGRLKLPKLGWVKTKGQQDIQGKILNVTVRRIHEGHYEASVLCEVEIPYLPAAPKFAAGVDVGIKDFAIVTDGVRFKHEQNPKYYRSTLKRLRKAQQTLSRRKKGSARYGKAKTKLARIHKRIVNKRQDFLHKLTTSLVREYEIIGTEHLKPDNMRKNRRLALSISDAGWGEFIRQLEYKAAWYGRLVSKVSPYFPSSQLCHDCGFKNPEVKNLAVRTWTCPNCGETHDRDENAALNIRREALVAAGISDTLNAHGGYVRPASAGNGLRSENHATLVV